From Halotia branconii CENA392, the proteins below share one genomic window:
- a CDS encoding nitroreductase family protein yields MNTTFNNQKISKLIKLIVPQSVIKVSSKLINSSKIKNKLSHFLLQIAVKSELLSSLYYALFSRAFAKEHRGCIYGQLKYIEGHPTNQESQYLLRRNIHRIEKGLLMQPRRDVFATDYISETVQSYETVLAGCDDYADLSELGWACDVLSKYFTVVASHPVIDEMRKKFLALKHVASAEVPRIPYKRDLSKPTSVNYENLLELSYRRRSVRWYLQKPVPRELIDKAITIAALSPSACNRQPFEFRVFDEPQIIQKVASIPMGTQGFSHNFPVIVVVVGKLRAYFSERDRHVIYIDGSLASMSFMYALETLGLSSCPINWPDIDLKEREMATLLGLELDERPIMLISLGYPDPDGMVAYSHKKSLSQLRRYS; encoded by the coding sequence ATGAATACAACTTTTAATAACCAAAAGATAAGTAAATTGATTAAATTAATTGTTCCTCAAAGTGTAATTAAAGTTAGTTCTAAACTAATTAATAGTAGTAAAATAAAAAATAAATTATCACATTTCCTACTGCAAATAGCAGTAAAATCAGAACTGTTAAGTTCTCTTTATTATGCCTTATTTTCAAGAGCTTTTGCCAAAGAACATCGAGGTTGTATATACGGTCAGTTAAAATATATTGAAGGCCACCCAACTAATCAGGAAAGCCAATATTTGTTACGACGTAATATTCATCGAATAGAAAAAGGTTTGCTGATGCAACCTCGGCGTGATGTCTTTGCAACAGATTATATATCGGAGACTGTTCAAAGCTATGAAACAGTTTTAGCAGGGTGTGATGATTATGCTGACTTAAGTGAGTTAGGTTGGGCTTGTGATGTATTATCAAAGTATTTTACAGTTGTTGCTTCCCATCCAGTTATTGATGAGATGAGAAAAAAATTTTTGGCTCTGAAGCATGTTGCTTCAGCAGAAGTTCCTCGCATTCCATACAAACGGGATTTGAGCAAGCCTACATCTGTAAATTATGAAAATTTACTAGAGCTTTCTTATCGGAGGCGGTCTGTTCGCTGGTATTTGCAAAAACCCGTGCCAAGAGAGCTAATAGACAAAGCGATTACAATAGCTGCTCTTTCTCCAAGTGCCTGCAATCGACAACCTTTTGAATTTCGAGTTTTCGACGAACCACAAATAATCCAGAAAGTTGCCTCTATTCCAATGGGAACTCAAGGTTTCAGCCACAACTTTCCAGTGATTGTGGTTGTAGTTGGTAAATTAAGAGCATACTTTAGCGAGAGAGATCGTCATGTGATTTATATCGATGGTTCTCTTGCCTCAATGTCTTTTATGTATGCTTTAGAAACGTTAGGTCTCAGTTCTTGTCCCATAAACTGGCCTGACATTGATTTGAAAGAGAGGGAAATGGCGACATTACTTGGACTTGAACTTGATGAGCGCCCTATCATGTTGATATCTTTGGGGTACCCCGACCCAGATGGGATGGTAGCCTATTCACACAAAAAATCTCTTAGTCAGCTTCGTAGATATAGTTAA
- a CDS encoding glycosyltransferase family 2 protein — MINSNKSANLEKSSMLSDTPVVSIIIGNYNYERFVGQAIDSVLKQTYQNIEVIVVDDGSKDKSREVISQYGDLIVPIFKENGGQPSNYNAGFAQSTGEIICFLDSDDMFVPDKIEKVVKTFKSSEEIGWCFHSMQLIDEDNNTLPITNTPNYVTRECDFRPLISAGRIPPHIPPCSGLCFRRSLLDKILPMPAPKIITNNDYYVKFMAVGLSKGFILSDALTLQKIHSNNAATLRKDRQDQKARKFMYTALWVKQKFPKFYKFANKLMAVGMGFQWQSGNKDSINEKTINDYLFSISNREKLNIYSRAIYYYFRSLIKV; from the coding sequence ATGATAAATTCCAATAAATCTGCAAATCTTGAAAAATCATCCATGTTGAGTGACACTCCTGTAGTCAGCATCATTATAGGTAACTATAACTATGAACGTTTTGTCGGTCAAGCAATAGATAGTGTATTAAAGCAAACATATCAAAATATTGAGGTTATCGTTGTAGATGACGGTTCTAAAGATAAATCTCGTGAAGTTATCTCTCAGTATGGAGATTTAATAGTTCCTATTTTTAAAGAAAATGGTGGACAACCATCTAATTACAATGCAGGCTTTGCCCAAAGTACAGGAGAAATTATTTGCTTTTTAGATTCAGACGACATGTTTGTGCCGGATAAAATAGAAAAAGTAGTTAAAACATTTAAATCATCAGAGGAAATTGGTTGGTGTTTTCATAGTATGCAGTTGATTGATGAAGACAACAACACGTTGCCCATAACAAATACACCAAATTATGTAACTCGTGAATGTGATTTTCGACCATTGATCAGTGCAGGTCGAATCCCTCCCCATATTCCTCCTTGTTCTGGTCTTTGTTTTAGGCGATCGCTTTTGGATAAAATCTTACCTATGCCTGCTCCAAAAATAATTACTAACAATGATTATTATGTCAAATTTATGGCAGTTGGGCTAAGCAAAGGTTTTATTTTAAGTGATGCATTAACATTACAAAAAATACACAGTAATAATGCAGCGACTTTAAGGAAAGATAGACAAGATCAAAAAGCTAGAAAGTTTATGTATACAGCTCTTTGGGTCAAACAAAAATTTCCTAAATTTTATAAATTTGCTAATAAATTAATGGCAGTTGGTATGGGATTTCAATGGCAATCTGGCAACAAAGATTCCATAAATGAAAAAACTATCAATGATTATTTATTTTCAATTTCTAACAGAGAAAAACTGAACATTTACTCGCGAGCAATATATTACTATTTCAGATCGCTCATAAAAGTTTAG
- a CDS encoding glycosyltransferase, producing the protein MSNPNLIIFTGRLLPKSETFILSQGECLHNFTSHYVGARLVQGLILPPERMIIINQGNLFGSAKEIIFKFFGFAPKFYKQVKQLLPVLIHAHFGVCGALALPLARSLQIPLIVTFHGLDATMTDEYARRDSISTRIYLKRREALKQETRLFIAVSEFIKAELVKKGFPSDRILVHYIGVDTELFKVDPKVNRESIVLFVGRLVEKKGCEYLIQAMAKVQSVLPDVELVIIGEGPLRLELEALASKLLHRYQFLGFQPSDIVKSWMNRAQLLAAPSITATQGDSEGLPIVILEAQAMGVPVISTFHAGIPEAVIHGKTGFLAAERDSQALAEYTLQLLKDPKQWQHFSLQARKNMQINFDKSKQNKILEEIYEAVLKDELSIMIGNSKKLN; encoded by the coding sequence ATGTCTAATCCTAATCTAATTATATTCACTGGTCGCCTTCTACCAAAATCAGAAACTTTTATCCTTTCTCAAGGAGAATGTTTGCATAATTTTACTTCCCATTATGTGGGCGCGCGTTTAGTTCAAGGATTAATTTTACCGCCTGAACGCATGATTATAATAAATCAAGGAAATTTGTTTGGCTCAGCCAAAGAAATTATTTTTAAATTCTTCGGCTTTGCACCAAAGTTCTATAAACAAGTTAAGCAGTTACTTCCTGTTTTAATCCACGCCCATTTTGGAGTGTGTGGAGCTTTAGCTCTTCCTTTAGCGCGATCTTTGCAAATACCACTAATTGTTACATTTCATGGTCTTGATGCTACCATGACAGATGAGTATGCTCGGCGTGATTCTATTAGTACTCGCATTTACCTTAAACGTCGAGAAGCCCTCAAACAAGAGACTCGGTTGTTTATTGCTGTGTCTGAGTTTATAAAGGCAGAGCTTGTTAAAAAGGGTTTCCCTTCAGATCGGATTTTGGTGCATTACATCGGCGTAGATACAGAATTATTTAAAGTAGATCCCAAGGTAAATCGTGAGTCGATAGTATTATTTGTTGGTCGGCTAGTTGAAAAAAAAGGCTGTGAGTACCTGATTCAAGCAATGGCTAAAGTACAATCAGTTCTTCCTGATGTAGAATTGGTCATTATTGGTGAAGGCCCTTTACGCTTAGAGTTAGAAGCGCTAGCGTCAAAATTACTCCACCGATATCAGTTTCTGGGATTTCAACCGTCAGATATTGTCAAAAGTTGGATGAATCGCGCTCAATTACTCGCTGCACCAAGTATCACTGCCACTCAAGGAGATTCTGAGGGACTACCTATTGTTATTCTTGAGGCTCAAGCTATGGGAGTACCTGTTATTAGTACTTTTCATGCAGGTATTCCAGAGGCAGTAATTCATGGAAAAACCGGTTTTTTGGCAGCAGAGAGAGATTCACAAGCACTTGCTGAATATACTTTACAGCTGTTGAAAGACCCAAAACAATGGCAACACTTTAGTTTACAAGCACGGAAAAATATGCAAATTAACTTTGATAAATCTAAGCAAAACAAGATTTTAGAAGAGATTTATGAAGCAGTATTAAAGGATGAACTTTCAATTATGATTGGAAATTCAAAAAAACTTAATTGA
- a CDS encoding glycosyltransferase family 4 protein, which yields MGSEPGVGWNTVCELGQYHKIWVFTREDNRSYIESKLSSSPISGLEFVYVDVDLPGSKCWKRSLGRVHIHHYLWQIKAYLLARKLHQEIGFDLSHHITYVRYSSPSFISFLPIPFIWGPVGGAESAPKAFWKDFSVQGKMYEIIRNTAHKLGEYDPFVRLTIQNSTLIRATTEDTAKRLRQMGAINVQVYSESGLSEEEIQQLAQRPIPDSHQIRFISMSRLLHWKGIHLGVKAFAQADLPNDTEYWILGDGPERERLQTLVEELDVSKRVKFWGRLSRSETLNKLSQSHVLIHPSLHDSGGWVCLEAMAAGCPVICLNLGGPTVQVTAETGFKIQASTPEEAVCGLAEAMTRLAQDGELRLSMGYAGQHLVAQSFNWGKKAESLAQLYEKTVQDHEYSNKALA from the coding sequence ATGGGATCAGAGCCTGGAGTAGGCTGGAACACAGTTTGTGAGTTGGGTCAATATCATAAAATATGGGTATTTACTAGAGAGGATAATCGCTCATATATTGAATCGAAGTTAAGTAGTAGTCCAATTTCTGGCTTGGAATTTGTATATGTTGATGTTGATTTACCTGGGTCAAAGTGTTGGAAACGTAGTCTTGGAAGAGTGCATATTCATCACTATCTCTGGCAAATAAAAGCTTATTTGCTTGCTCGTAAATTACATCAAGAAATTGGTTTTGATCTTTCACATCACATAACTTATGTGAGATATTCATCACCGAGTTTTATTTCATTCTTACCAATTCCCTTTATTTGGGGACCTGTAGGAGGGGCAGAATCAGCTCCTAAAGCCTTTTGGAAAGATTTTAGTGTTCAAGGCAAAATGTATGAAATTATACGAAATACAGCTCACAAACTAGGTGAATACGATCCATTTGTTAGGCTTACCATACAAAATAGTACTCTAATTCGAGCAACTACCGAAGATACTGCTAAGCGTCTGCGGCAAATGGGTGCAATAAATGTGCAAGTTTATTCTGAATCAGGTTTATCAGAAGAGGAAATTCAACAATTAGCTCAACGCCCGATTCCTGATAGTCATCAAATTCGGTTTATTAGTATGTCCAGATTGCTACATTGGAAGGGTATTCACTTAGGAGTTAAAGCCTTTGCTCAAGCAGATTTACCTAATGATACAGAATACTGGATTTTGGGGGATGGCCCTGAAAGAGAACGATTACAAACTCTTGTAGAAGAACTTGATGTTAGTAAACGAGTAAAATTCTGGGGTAGATTGTCAAGATCTGAAACTTTAAACAAGCTCAGTCAGTCCCATGTGTTAATTCATCCGAGTCTACATGATTCTGGGGGATGGGTTTGCTTAGAAGCAATGGCAGCAGGTTGCCCAGTAATTTGTTTAAATTTAGGAGGCCCAACCGTTCAGGTTACGGCAGAAACTGGCTTTAAAATCCAGGCATCTACACCTGAAGAAGCAGTTTGCGGACTAGCTGAGGCAATGACTCGTTTAGCTCAAGATGGAGAATTAAGGTTAAGTATGGGTTACGCAGGACAACATTTAGTTGCTCAATCCTTTAACTGGGGCAAAAAGGCAGAATCTTTAGCGCAACTCTATGAAAAAACGGTTCAAGATCATGAGTACAGTAATAAAGCTTTAGCTTAA
- a CDS encoding polysaccharide pyruvyl transferase family protein: protein MIVEIRGINFKNKGAELMLHAVIQKLSDWNEENIVAIRPKTGTYKQRSQLGLYQLITSDKNIPFLNSAINTINYLMPQKLRHSLGLITYPEIDSVLDASGFAYSDQWNLQQTVVMANLAKKCKREGKKVILLPQAFGPFENPQLKKAFIELLDNADLVFSRDEISYKYLMDLGANSSLIKMAPDFTNLVKGSIPEYFDTQTKRACIIPNTRMLDKTSGNVQSKYLSYLETCLDFFTEVGLKPFILIHDTTDNNLGTQMRSKFGESLEVISESNPLYIKGILGKCHSVVSSRFHGLISALSQGIPCLATGWSHKYRILLEDYNCVECLVTSFDSQEKIRDHLKLITEDHSRSELIDKINKAGLEQKKLSYDMWSEVYKVLTS from the coding sequence ATGATTGTTGAAATTCGAGGCATTAATTTTAAGAACAAAGGAGCAGAGTTAATGCTTCACGCTGTTATACAAAAGCTTTCCGATTGGAATGAAGAAAATATCGTAGCAATTCGTCCTAAGACTGGAACGTACAAGCAGAGGTCTCAACTTGGACTTTATCAGCTTATTACTTCAGATAAAAATATTCCATTTTTGAACTCGGCAATCAATACTATTAATTATTTAATGCCTCAAAAGTTGAGGCATTCATTGGGATTAATAACATATCCAGAGATTGACTCAGTTTTGGATGCTTCGGGTTTTGCTTATTCCGACCAATGGAACTTACAACAAACAGTTGTAATGGCAAATTTAGCAAAAAAATGTAAGAGGGAAGGCAAAAAAGTTATTTTATTACCCCAAGCTTTTGGCCCTTTTGAAAATCCGCAACTAAAAAAAGCTTTTATTGAACTGCTAGATAATGCAGATTTGGTATTTTCAAGAGATGAGATTTCTTACAAATATTTAATGGATTTAGGGGCGAATTCGTCGCTTATTAAAATGGCGCCAGATTTTACAAATTTAGTTAAAGGGTCTATTCCTGAATATTTTGATACCCAAACAAAACGCGCCTGCATTATTCCTAACACGAGAATGCTTGATAAAACTTCAGGTAATGTTCAATCAAAGTATCTTTCCTATTTAGAAACTTGTCTAGATTTTTTCACAGAAGTAGGGCTTAAACCATTTATTTTAATTCATGATACCACTGATAACAATTTAGGAACACAGATGAGATCAAAGTTTGGAGAATCGCTAGAAGTTATTTCAGAAAGTAATCCTTTATATATCAAAGGTATACTTGGTAAATGTCACTCAGTAGTTAGTTCTAGATTTCACGGTTTAATTAGTGCACTTTCACAAGGAATCCCTTGTTTAGCAACTGGGTGGAGTCATAAATATCGGATACTATTGGAAGACTATAATTGTGTAGAGTGTTTAGTTACTTCGTTTGATTCACAAGAAAAGATCAGAGATCATCTCAAATTAATTACTGAAGACCATAGTCGTTCTGAGCTAATTGATAAAATAAATAAAGCAGGTTTGGAACAAAAAAAATTATCTTATGATATGTGGTCAGAAGTTTATAAAGTGTTGACTTCTTAG
- a CDS encoding glycosyltransferase: MKNRESSFLAQPFVSVIIPVFNDTKRLKSCLLALDRQTYLKEFYEVIVIDNASNEAIGDVVNEFGQVKATYESVPGSYKARNKGISLAKGEILAFTDSDCIPDPDWIEKGVKHLLSTSNCGLVAGKIDLFFQNPDRPTSVEIYESICLNFPQKEKLEELHYGMTANIFTFRCVFDNVGYFDSTLKSGGDRQWGQRVFAAGYEQVYADDVCVKHPARHSFLQLRKRIARLTGGKFDRMMSENPSLIDIAIDILETFKPPFRSLYHAWTNQELKSTQQKLQLILVMFFTRYIIILEKIRLYLGGISARG; encoded by the coding sequence ATGAAAAATAGAGAATCATCTTTTTTGGCTCAACCTTTCGTTTCAGTAATAATTCCAGTTTTCAACGACACAAAACGATTAAAAAGCTGTTTATTAGCTTTGGACAGGCAAACCTATCTGAAAGAGTTTTATGAAGTAATTGTGATTGATAATGCTTCTAATGAAGCTATTGGGGACGTGGTTAACGAATTTGGTCAAGTAAAAGCTACTTATGAAAGTGTTCCCGGTTCTTATAAGGCTAGAAACAAAGGAATTTCACTTGCAAAAGGTGAAATTTTAGCTTTCACTGACTCAGATTGTATTCCAGATCCTGACTGGATTGAAAAAGGTGTAAAACATTTACTTAGCACTTCTAATTGTGGATTAGTAGCTGGTAAAATAGACCTCTTTTTTCAAAATCCAGATAGACCAACATCTGTAGAAATATATGAAAGTATTTGTTTGAATTTTCCTCAAAAAGAAAAATTAGAGGAGCTACACTATGGCATGACTGCAAATATTTTCACCTTTAGATGTGTATTTGATAATGTAGGTTATTTTGATAGTACTCTTAAATCTGGTGGCGATCGCCAATGGGGACAACGAGTCTTTGCAGCTGGCTATGAGCAAGTATATGCAGATGATGTATGTGTAAAACATCCTGCAAGACACTCCTTTTTGCAGCTAAGAAAACGAATTGCACGTCTTACTGGTGGAAAATTTGACAGAATGATGAGCGAAAATCCTTCATTAATAGACATAGCAATTGATATATTAGAAACTTTTAAGCCTCCTTTTAGGAGCTTATATCATGCTTGGACTAATCAAGAGTTAAAAAGCACTCAACAAAAGCTTCAGTTGATTTTAGTCATGTTTTTTACAAGATATATAATCATTTTAGAAAAAATTCGCCTATATTTAGGTGGGATATCTGCAAGAGGATAG
- a CDS encoding ATP-binding response regulator: MEETLKILVVDDDEVARMAVRRALTKAGVRMELSEMCNGNDAFSSLKNTTYDCVFLDYRLPDQDGLTLIQKLRSWQIKVPLVILTAQGDEQIAVELMKAGATDYLSKSRVSSETLAQILRNAIRVHRAEMQAALANQQLKESNEQLIRKNQQLERQRQQIQLQNLKLSEASRLKSQFLATMSHELRTPMNAIIGFSQILLRPKFAQLTHKQADMVERILNNGKHLLVLLNEVLDFSKLEAGRLELKPELFDLLKVVNSTVTEMRSLAEAKNLSLIVQTDLQNSVLYNDSVRVRQILVNLLSNAIKFTESGNIWIEVRELPANRVAIAVRDTGIGIAPKDFKHIFEAFRQVDQSITRKYPGTGLGLAIIDSLVRMMGGQIFLESQLGVGSMFKIEIPRQISLQNPVTNISAFHWGGESIVCSVRNPHESSKASMGYPHRQL; encoded by the coding sequence ATGGAAGAGACGCTGAAAATTTTGGTTGTAGACGACGATGAGGTAGCTCGCATGGCAGTACGCCGCGCTCTGACTAAAGCAGGTGTGCGGATGGAACTATCTGAGATGTGTAACGGCAATGATGCGTTTTCTAGTCTGAAAAATACAACTTATGATTGTGTTTTTCTCGACTATCGTTTACCAGACCAAGATGGCTTGACGCTAATTCAAAAGCTACGCTCCTGGCAAATTAAAGTTCCTTTAGTAATTCTTACTGCTCAAGGAGATGAACAAATTGCTGTAGAATTAATGAAGGCTGGTGCGACAGATTACCTTTCTAAGTCTAGAGTCTCTTCAGAAACTTTGGCACAGATTTTGCGGAATGCAATTAGAGTACATCGTGCTGAAATGCAAGCGGCATTAGCAAACCAACAGTTAAAAGAAAGTAACGAACAGTTGATTCGCAAAAATCAACAACTAGAGAGACAAAGGCAACAAATTCAGTTACAAAATTTAAAGCTATCGGAAGCATCAAGGCTAAAGTCCCAGTTTTTGGCAACTATGTCTCACGAATTGCGGACTCCCATGAATGCCATTATTGGATTTTCCCAAATATTATTACGTCCTAAATTTGCTCAGCTTACCCATAAACAAGCAGATATGGTAGAGCGTATTCTCAACAATGGTAAGCATTTGCTAGTGTTATTAAATGAAGTTCTCGATTTTTCTAAATTAGAAGCAGGACGATTAGAATTAAAGCCAGAATTATTTGATTTATTAAAGGTTGTAAATTCTACAGTTACAGAAATGCGTTCTCTAGCTGAGGCGAAAAATTTGTCTTTAATTGTTCAAACTGATTTACAAAACTCTGTGTTGTATAATGACTCAGTGCGTGTGCGCCAAATTTTAGTCAATCTCTTATCAAATGCGATTAAGTTTACAGAGTCTGGCAACATTTGGATTGAAGTCAGAGAACTTCCAGCAAATCGAGTGGCGATCGCCGTTCGGGATACAGGTATTGGTATAGCTCCTAAAGATTTTAAACATATTTTTGAAGCCTTTCGACAAGTCGATCAAAGTATTACTCGCAAATACCCTGGTACAGGACTGGGTTTGGCAATTATCGATTCGCTAGTGCGAATGATGGGTGGTCAAATTTTTTTAGAAAGTCAACTAGGCGTTGGGTCAATGTTCAAGATTGAAATACCAAGGCAAATTTCTTTACAAAACCCAGTTACTAATATTTCGGCTTTTCACTGGGGGGGTGAGAGCATTGTTTGTTCTGTTCGCAATCCTCATGAGTCTAGCAAAGCGTCGATGGGTTATCCTCATCGCCAATTATAA
- a CDS encoding response regulator, which translates to MYLAHSFMSDENKHNIQQPLVLAVEDHDDSLLLMSYALDSLGCRFICQADSSATVLVAKEYQPDLIMLDILLPGLSGIDVVHHLKQEPLTCEIPVIAVTALATRQDRERILMAGFNDYISKPYMIEDLETIIRHNLQGRFRTQLTYELCQD; encoded by the coding sequence ATGTATTTGGCACATTCATTCATGAGTGATGAAAATAAGCACAACATTCAACAGCCATTAGTTTTGGCAGTAGAAGATCATGATGATAGTCTACTGTTAATGAGTTATGCCCTTGATTCACTTGGTTGTAGATTCATTTGTCAAGCAGACAGTTCTGCAACAGTATTAGTGGCAAAAGAGTATCAACCAGACCTGATTATGTTGGATATTTTGTTGCCAGGTTTAAGTGGAATTGATGTTGTACACCATCTCAAGCAAGAACCTCTAACTTGCGAAATTCCAGTAATTGCGGTTACAGCTTTAGCTACTAGACAAGATAGAGAACGCATTTTGATGGCAGGTTTTAATGACTATATTAGCAAACCTTATATGATTGAAGACTTAGAGACCATAATTCGGCATAATCTACAGGGTAGATTCCGTACTCAACTGACTTATGAATTATGTCAAGATTAG
- a CDS encoding sensor histidine kinase, whose protein sequence is MSVVENSQIDRILAVDDTRDNLILVQTILESEGYEIDLAADGISAVQHVEQSPPDLILLDVMMPGMDGYEVTRRIRKNPALNYIPILLITAFHESSVVEGLDAGADDFIRKPFDTDELLARVRSLLRLKHSLDEQKKMARQREDFVSRLTHDLRTPLVAADRMLGLFEQETFCKISPEMKQAIAVMIRSNQNLMQMVNTLLEVYRFEAGKKTLNWESCNLPQIIQEVVSELSPLANEKSLTLKIDTSKLAKLGEDGGVIMGDALEIRRVFNNLIGNAIKFTDTGGIEIRIFEKSSNSPSPDWVIIEVEDTGYGIAPEDQPNVFQRFRQGRNKRSGSGLGLHLSSRIVEGHNGAIAVASELGQGTIFTVQLPKHD, encoded by the coding sequence ATGTCCGTTGTAGAAAATTCTCAAATTGATCGCATTCTTGCCGTTGATGATACTAGAGATAATCTGATTTTGGTTCAGACTATTTTAGAAAGTGAGGGATATGAGATTGACTTAGCAGCAGATGGTATATCAGCCGTGCAGCATGTAGAACAATCCCCACCAGATTTGATTCTTTTAGATGTGATGATGCCAGGGATGGATGGTTATGAAGTCACCCGTCGGATTCGCAAAAATCCTGCTCTCAACTATATTCCGATTTTGCTAATCACTGCTTTTCACGAATCCAGCGTTGTCGAGGGATTAGATGCTGGTGCTGACGATTTTATTCGCAAGCCATTTGATACTGATGAACTATTAGCACGGGTGCGATCGCTATTACGCCTGAAGCATAGTCTTGACGAGCAAAAAAAGATGGCGCGTCAAAGAGAAGACTTTGTTTCACGTCTCACCCACGATTTACGCACTCCTTTAGTAGCTGCTGATCGGATGCTGGGTTTGTTTGAACAAGAAACTTTCTGCAAGATTTCGCCAGAAATGAAACAAGCGATCGCAGTGATGATTCGCAGTAACCAAAATTTGATGCAAATGGTAAATACTCTATTAGAAGTTTATCGTTTCGAGGCAGGTAAAAAAACCTTAAATTGGGAAAGCTGTAATTTACCGCAGATTATTCAAGAAGTTGTCAGTGAACTGTCTCCCCTGGCTAATGAGAAGAGTTTAACTCTGAAAATAGACACCAGTAAGTTAGCAAAACTGGGAGAAGATGGCGGTGTCATAATGGGAGATGCACTAGAAATTAGGCGCGTGTTTAATAATTTGATTGGTAACGCCATTAAATTTACAGATACCGGAGGTATAGAAATTCGGATTTTTGAAAAATCGAGCAATTCTCCAAGTCCAGATTGGGTAATTATAGAAGTTGAAGACACAGGCTATGGCATTGCTCCTGAAGACCAACCCAACGTTTTCCAACGATTTCGTCAAGGTAGAAATAAACGCTCAGGCAGTGGATTAGGATTGCACTTATCAAGTCGAATCGTTGAAGGGCATAATGGCGCGATCGCAGTTGCTTCTGAATTAGGTCAAGGTACTATATTCACAGTGCAACTACCAAAGCACGATTAA
- a CDS encoding glycosyltransferase, with the protein MRILSIHNNYQIRGGEDESRESEECLLRQMGHEVDVYQEHNERVAAIGTIPMALRTVWSKESYNIVKQKLRRANCDLVHIQNFFPLISPSVYYAAKSEGVPVVQTLRNYRLLCPNGLFFRDGQVCEDCMGKFVPYPGVMHSCYRKNRPATVAVATMLTAHRTIRTWTEMVDVYIALTEFARQKFIAGGLPAKKIIVKPNFVNPDPGMGGGSGGYALFVGRLSIEKGLDTLLAAWQILDGKVPLKIVGDGPLASEVMEAIKKIPQVEWLGRRPMSEVHQLMGEAMFLIFPSKWYETFGRVAVEAFAKGTPVIAANIGAIAELVDAGRTGLNFSPGNPEDLAAKVEWALANPNLLAQMRQQVRSEFEAKYTHKENYRRLMEIYEMASSVKSKQFN; encoded by the coding sequence ATGCGTATACTTAGTATACATAACAACTATCAAATTCGTGGCGGCGAGGATGAATCTCGCGAGTCAGAAGAATGCCTGTTACGGCAAATGGGTCATGAAGTTGATGTTTACCAAGAGCATAATGAACGGGTAGCAGCTATTGGAACTATACCAATGGCACTTAGAACCGTCTGGTCAAAAGAGTCTTACAACATAGTCAAACAAAAACTTAGGCGTGCTAACTGCGATTTAGTGCATATCCAGAATTTTTTCCCTTTAATTTCTCCATCTGTTTACTATGCAGCTAAGTCAGAAGGTGTACCAGTAGTTCAGACTCTGCGAAATTACCGTCTTCTGTGTCCTAATGGCTTATTTTTTCGTGATGGTCAAGTCTGTGAAGATTGTATGGGGAAGTTTGTTCCTTATCCTGGAGTTATGCATAGCTGCTACCGCAAAAATCGCCCAGCAACGGTTGCTGTGGCAACTATGTTAACTGCACACCGTACCATACGCACTTGGACGGAGATGGTAGATGTTTATATTGCTTTAACTGAGTTTGCGCGACAAAAATTTATCGCAGGTGGTCTACCAGCAAAAAAAATTATAGTTAAACCTAATTTTGTCAATCCCGATCCAGGAATGGGGGGAGGTTCTGGTGGTTATGCTCTGTTTGTAGGTAGACTTTCTATAGAAAAAGGATTAGATACCTTACTTGCGGCTTGGCAAATTTTAGATGGAAAAGTTCCCCTAAAAATTGTTGGAGATGGTCCACTAGCTTCTGAGGTAATGGAAGCAATAAAAAAAATACCTCAGGTGGAATGGCTAGGACGTAGACCAATGTCCGAAGTACATCAATTAATGGGGGAGGCAATGTTTTTAATATTTCCCTCCAAATGGTATGAAACTTTTGGTCGTGTGGCGGTTGAGGCGTTTGCTAAAGGTACTCCTGTAATTGCTGCTAACATTGGAGCGATCGCAGAATTAGTAGACGCTGGTCGAACAGGACTTAATTTTTCTCCTGGGAATCCAGAGGATCTAGCTGCCAAGGTAGAATGGGCTTTAGCAAATCCAAATTTATTAGCTCAGATGCGTCAACAAGTCAGATCTGAGTTTGAGGCTAAGTATACTCATAAGGAAAACTACCGTAGACTCATGGAGATTTACGAGATGGCTTCTAGTGTTAAATCTAAACAATTTAACTAA